A window from uncultured Fibrobacter sp. encodes these proteins:
- the purB gene encoding adenylosuccinate lyase: MRDQFESPLIKRYASKEMSFIFSPQYKFQTWRRLWIYLAESEMELGLPITQEQVDELKAHEKDINFEVAEEEEKRRRHDVMSHVYAYGVQCPKAKGIIHLGATSAFVGDNTDLIQMQQAMILVRKRLCRVMDKLSKFAMEYKDMAQLGATHFQAAQLTTVGKRACLWLQDMLIDLEELNFLIEVLPFRGVKGTTGTQASFMDLFNGDEEKIMELDRRVTAKAGFKRVLTITGQTYTRKWDNRVNQVLSSIAQSLHKFATDMRLMQGVKEVEEPFEKTQIGSSAMAYKRNPMRSERICSLARFVMAQVNSTAFTQATQWFERTLDDSANKRLAIPEAFLAMDAMLIIAENVTNGLVVYPKVIEKRIMAELPFMATENIIMEGVKNGGDRQELHEEIRVMSMEAGKVVKEQGKDNDLLERVLKNEKFQKLGITEAKLKEILDLRKFVGRAPGQVVKFVTEEVRPAIEAIPAWDSIDAGELKV, from the coding sequence ATGCGCGATCAGTTCGAAAGCCCGCTTATCAAGCGTTACGCCAGCAAGGAAATGAGTTTCATCTTCAGCCCGCAGTACAAGTTCCAGACTTGGCGGAGGCTCTGGATTTACCTCGCCGAATCCGAAATGGAACTCGGCCTCCCGATTACGCAGGAGCAGGTGGACGAACTGAAGGCCCACGAGAAGGACATCAACTTCGAAGTCGCCGAAGAAGAAGAAAAGCGCCGCCGTCACGACGTGATGAGCCACGTCTACGCTTACGGCGTGCAGTGCCCGAAGGCCAAGGGCATCATCCACCTCGGTGCAACGTCTGCATTCGTGGGCGACAACACCGACCTCATCCAGATGCAGCAGGCCATGATTCTCGTGCGCAAGCGTCTTTGCCGCGTGATGGACAAGCTTTCCAAGTTTGCGATGGAATACAAGGACATGGCCCAGCTCGGTGCCACGCACTTCCAGGCCGCCCAGCTCACGACTGTGGGTAAGCGCGCTTGCCTCTGGCTCCAGGACATGCTCATCGACCTCGAAGAATTGAACTTCCTCATCGAAGTGCTTCCGTTCCGCGGCGTGAAGGGCACGACCGGTACGCAGGCCAGCTTCATGGACCTGTTCAACGGCGACGAAGAAAAGATTATGGAACTCGACCGCCGCGTGACTGCCAAGGCGGGCTTCAAGCGCGTGCTCACCATCACCGGTCAGACTTACACCCGTAAGTGGGACAACCGCGTGAACCAGGTGCTCAGCTCCATCGCTCAGAGTTTGCACAAGTTCGCCACCGACATGCGCCTCATGCAGGGCGTGAAGGAAGTGGAAGAACCGTTCGAAAAGACTCAGATCGGCTCCAGCGCCATGGCTTACAAGCGTAACCCGATGCGCAGCGAACGCATTTGCTCCCTCGCTCGTTTCGTGATGGCCCAGGTGAACAGCACCGCCTTCACGCAGGCAACGCAGTGGTTCGAACGTACTCTCGACGATAGCGCCAACAAGCGCCTCGCCATTCCGGAAGCGTTCCTCGCCATGGATGCCATGCTCATCATCGCCGAAAACGTCACCAACGGCCTCGTGGTTTACCCGAAGGTTATCGAAAAGCGCATCATGGCGGAACTCCCGTTCATGGCTACCGAAAACATCATCATGGAAGGCGTGAAGAATGGCGGCGACCGTCAGGAACTCCACGAAGAAATCCGCGTGATGTCCATGGAAGCTGGCAAGGTCGTGAAGGAGCAGGGCAAGGACAACGACTTGCTCGAACGCGTGCTGAAGAACGAAAAGTTCCAAAAGCTCGGCATCACCGAAGCGAAGCTCAAGGAAATCCTTGATCTCCGCAAGTTCGTGGGTCGCGCTCCGGGACAGGTCGTGAAGTTTGTTACCGAAGAAGTCCGCCCGGCTATTGAAGCGATCCCTGCGTGGGATTCCATCGACGCCGGCGAACTCAAGGTTTAA
- a CDS encoding BamA/TamA family outer membrane protein, with protein sequence MLKRNSAFLLFWMLATLLMIGVDVSYAEPSEGGESADKAAASGSEESGRSSALLWPFEHLIQPVLNGLIYPIAMPIDYAVKNGIVEKAVELISIGEDYKILIYPSFNFKPGAETMVGANYRHRGIAFDKDYLVVQGEYYVNGDMGFTARYTKNALFGTRFFGGIRYDIDFDRNFSVVVPETQKSYVQPDSSFSITGRLGAPLFNSEYLSAEIWTSYDAIRSSFPDMDDSILVGQDFPIYDRGVYQHHWEWPVGVYIVFDNLDYAYAPSRGNRLVLKGSYAKVGKYDGLTFEEMGLDTLGLYGMAIEDGGKNHDYFRTEIIFQHYFYLGKSGDYILSVKEARQNRRFYTDFSWDEVVRVWRPEQVYNTLFERRVIALQYRLVDLWEVEEGGAPYNAFTTVNARTPLRGYSGKWETHHLMALSTEYRWPVDRFVDGVLFNEYALFAPEFDKWSFEHFYNSWGFGVRVRMPNMYLFRLQFGFHGLHGVNMLLTIAPEFK encoded by the coding sequence ATGTTGAAAAGGAATTCCGCATTCCTGTTGTTTTGGATGCTTGCAACCCTGTTGATGATAGGGGTGGACGTCTCGTATGCGGAGCCTTCCGAAGGTGGAGAATCGGCTGATAAGGCGGCTGCTTCTGGAAGTGAGGAAAGTGGACGTTCGTCGGCTCTACTTTGGCCTTTTGAACATTTGATTCAGCCGGTGCTGAACGGGCTCATTTACCCGATAGCAATGCCTATTGACTATGCCGTGAAAAACGGAATTGTCGAAAAGGCGGTGGAGCTTATCTCGATTGGCGAAGACTATAAGATTTTGATCTATCCGAGTTTCAATTTTAAGCCTGGTGCCGAAACGATGGTCGGTGCCAATTATCGTCACCGTGGCATTGCCTTTGACAAGGATTATCTTGTGGTGCAAGGGGAGTACTACGTGAACGGGGATATGGGCTTTACCGCTCGTTATACCAAGAATGCGCTTTTTGGTACCCGTTTCTTTGGCGGAATCCGCTACGATATCGACTTTGACCGCAATTTTTCCGTGGTGGTTCCAGAAACTCAAAAAAGCTATGTCCAGCCCGATTCGTCGTTTTCGATCACGGGAAGGCTCGGGGCGCCCCTGTTCAATTCGGAATACCTGAGTGCTGAAATTTGGACGTCTTACGATGCGATTCGGTCCAGTTTCCCTGACATGGACGATTCCATTTTGGTCGGTCAGGATTTCCCGATTTACGATCGCGGTGTTTACCAGCATCACTGGGAATGGCCGGTGGGGGTGTACATTGTTTTCGACAACCTGGATTATGCCTATGCGCCGTCTCGGGGAAATCGTCTGGTGCTGAAAGGTTCGTATGCAAAAGTCGGTAAATATGATGGTCTCACCTTCGAAGAAATGGGGCTTGATACGCTCGGTTTATACGGCATGGCCATCGAGGACGGTGGCAAGAACCATGACTATTTCAGGACGGAGATTATCTTTCAGCATTATTTCTACCTAGGGAAATCGGGAGATTATATTTTGTCTGTAAAGGAAGCCCGTCAAAACCGTCGCTTCTATACCGATTTCTCTTGGGACGAGGTGGTTCGTGTCTGGCGACCGGAGCAGGTGTACAATACCTTGTTCGAACGCAGGGTGATTGCCTTGCAGTACCGATTGGTGGACCTTTGGGAAGTGGAAGAGGGGGGCGCACCTTACAACGCCTTTACGACCGTGAATGCAAGAACCCCGCTGCGTGGTTATAGTGGCAAGTGGGAAACGCATCACCTGATGGCCTTGAGTACGGAATACCGTTGGCCGGTGGACCGCTTTGTCGATGGCGTCCTTTTCAACGAATACGCCCTGTTTGCGCCCGAGTTTGACAAATGGAGTTTCGAGCATTTTTACAACTCCTGGGGCTTTGGCGTTCGTGTCCGTATGCCCAATATGTACCTGTTCCGCTTGCAGTTCGGTTTCCATGGGCTGCATGGCGTGAACATGCTTCTGACAATCGCACCTGAATTTAAATAG
- a CDS encoding MMPL family transporter has product MFSVFAKIIQKIAHYPKAMIVFFSVLALLSIYPIENLRWEIQLQDTIKVHEVEADDQAIENAFGGLGSLTVVIQSKDSLQNFKFAQALAHSIEKDPLVHYAEYTTDLDFFRKNRLLYASESDLDQVIMTLDSVKDLHIKKNNPLFVELGENELQPAVVSENETDKPIEIIEQIESKYFHNLQQEFSNAQGSIRIVDIYPATSLSDLKANRQLLNKVERFVEEHGNDLNVYYTGKVYDSIKAGKALLPEAKEAGAIAALIILVLMIINFYRQPQLILVSAVPLALPTIFTLACAYLLFGRINLFTLSLGLLLPGHACQVITHVYTRYFHERERKLSPALCIESALLGIGPVVAASSLIMASLFIAIILVPLPGLREFGILGAIGSLLNLVICPLLTTSLLLILQRKKPFNIQFAERTLWRRKRFFTFKTNWLIIISISVVSALAWLYSGINLRFLYDFKQTELQLDEREANALIAETGFSTYDPIIVMLPDSSYNEELVENFEHLKKKGRLNDIDKIYTQYQFQPKTSITKKHQIETLKKLMSDDVLAKVSPADSASIVEMLDNYENDVKEFELTENIRRKFSDKNGNTGVFAFIIPKSDPNNGLTCRHIAEQLKQIDGIHNKTFKICGTPILRASLLDAILQNIDKSIILGTILLWLILLMFYNKLSRAFFTMLPSLFAMSWVTILVHLLDIHISAYSSIAFVLLIGASVDGSIQLWSSYYEKQNGNAWTVLQSKLISVLIAQGASFIGAIAMLLSPHPGIKSMGQIAFIGLLCIFVSQFIIYPLTASTLDAYRILKKAKERHEKFIH; this is encoded by the coding sequence ATGTTTTCGGTGTTCGCCAAAATAATTCAGAAAATCGCCCATTATCCTAAGGCGATGATCGTCTTTTTTTCGGTTCTAGCCCTCCTGAGCATCTATCCTATCGAAAATCTACGCTGGGAAATCCAACTTCAGGACACCATCAAAGTCCACGAAGTCGAAGCGGACGATCAGGCCATCGAAAACGCTTTTGGCGGACTGGGGAGCCTGACGGTCGTCATCCAGTCCAAAGACAGCCTCCAGAATTTCAAATTCGCCCAGGCGCTCGCCCATAGCATCGAAAAGGACCCGCTGGTTCATTACGCCGAATACACCACGGATCTCGACTTTTTCAGGAAAAACAGGCTTCTGTACGCAAGCGAAAGCGACCTCGACCAGGTCATCATGACTCTCGACAGCGTCAAGGACCTGCACATCAAGAAAAACAACCCGCTTTTCGTGGAACTCGGCGAAAACGAACTGCAACCAGCCGTCGTAAGCGAAAACGAGACCGACAAGCCGATCGAAATCATCGAGCAAATCGAATCCAAGTATTTTCATAACCTGCAGCAGGAATTTTCGAACGCGCAAGGTTCCATCCGCATCGTAGATATCTACCCTGCGACATCGCTTTCGGACCTCAAGGCCAATAGGCAGCTTCTCAACAAAGTGGAACGCTTTGTCGAGGAACACGGGAACGACTTAAACGTCTACTACACCGGCAAGGTTTACGACTCCATCAAGGCAGGAAAAGCGCTTTTACCCGAAGCGAAAGAGGCGGGCGCAATTGCCGCCCTCATTATCCTTGTCCTCATGATCATCAATTTCTACAGGCAGCCGCAGCTGATTCTGGTTTCGGCGGTTCCCCTGGCCCTTCCGACGATTTTCACCCTCGCCTGCGCCTATCTGCTGTTTGGCCGAATCAACCTGTTCACGCTCTCGCTTGGACTTTTGCTGCCGGGGCATGCCTGCCAGGTGATTACGCACGTCTACACGCGCTATTTTCATGAACGCGAAAGAAAGCTGAGTCCCGCCCTTTGCATCGAAAGCGCCCTACTCGGGATTGGCCCGGTAGTTGCGGCATCGTCGCTCATCATGGCAAGTCTTTTTATCGCTATCATCCTAGTACCGCTCCCCGGGCTTCGGGAATTCGGAATCCTCGGCGCTATCGGAAGCTTGCTGAACCTAGTCATCTGCCCGCTCTTGACGACATCGCTTTTGCTCATTCTACAGCGCAAGAAACCCTTCAACATCCAATTTGCCGAAAGGACGCTCTGGCGCCGCAAAAGGTTCTTTACGTTCAAGACCAACTGGCTTATCATTATTTCCATCAGTGTCGTAAGCGCCCTTGCCTGGCTGTACAGCGGAATCAACTTGCGTTTTCTTTACGATTTCAAGCAAACCGAATTACAGCTGGACGAACGCGAAGCCAATGCACTCATTGCAGAAACAGGCTTTTCCACTTACGACCCCATTATCGTGATGCTTCCCGACTCTTCGTACAACGAAGAACTTGTGGAAAATTTCGAGCACCTTAAAAAGAAGGGTCGCCTAAACGACATCGACAAGATTTACACCCAGTACCAGTTCCAGCCGAAGACGAGCATCACCAAGAAGCACCAAATCGAGACCCTGAAAAAACTGATGTCAGATGATGTCCTTGCAAAGGTCTCCCCCGCAGACAGTGCCTCCATTGTCGAGATGCTGGACAACTACGAAAATGACGTCAAGGAATTCGAGCTCACCGAAAACATCCGTCGAAAATTCAGCGACAAGAACGGAAATACGGGGGTTTTCGCCTTTATCATTCCCAAATCCGATCCGAACAATGGACTTACCTGCCGTCACATTGCCGAACAGCTAAAACAAATCGACGGCATCCATAACAAGACCTTCAAGATTTGCGGCACCCCGATTCTACGTGCATCGCTCCTTGACGCCATTCTCCAGAACATCGACAAGTCGATTATCCTTGGAACCATCCTGCTGTGGCTTATCCTCTTGATGTTCTACAACAAGTTAAGCCGGGCATTTTTCACGATGCTTCCGTCGCTGTTTGCCATGAGCTGGGTCACCATTCTGGTCCACCTGCTCGACATCCATATTTCGGCATACAGTTCCATCGCGTTTGTCCTTTTGATTGGCGCAAGCGTAGACGGATCTATTCAGCTGTGGTCTTCGTACTACGAAAAGCAGAATGGAAACGCCTGGACCGTACTCCAGTCGAAACTGATATCCGTCCTTATTGCGCAGGGGGCATCGTTTATCGGAGCCATCGCCATGTTGCTTTCACCGCACCCGGGAATCAAGAGCATGGGCCAGATTGCCTTTATCGGGCTTCTGTGCATATTCGTTTCGCAGTTTATCATTTACCCCTTGACCGCATCGACCTTGGATGCTTACCGAATTTTGAAAAAGGCTAAAGAAAGACATGAAAAATTTATCCACTAG
- a CDS encoding ATP-binding cassette domain-containing protein yields MQSFRIITPQAGERFTIGRKPGNSLVLDNLMVSREHAVLENIDGRWFLKNLTQNSVTQINGNDIDFQAIEDGDVILIGPLQLRATLKGSRLQLLLMESVERDIVQTIPLENKWLSLDDLHMDLPDETVARRVEKIGKEIAQIRFRDKVVDTHRKSAKILEIENGKSIRLPGCMLKFENGELTCKNLPLGFDVQVRNLDVFAGKKKLLNEVNFSLPAGEILAIIGRSGQGKSTLLRLLQGIHRSGENSEVRIGSLDYRNAEIRKHIAFLEQEPELRSDLTVRETLLDGARSCISKKDFKRKSAASEDSTPVAASIVERRLEKFGELFGLSERMESPIKTLSGGECRRAALARELMGNPGLIVLDEPLSGLDPYNSKILCTHLKQLAFLGHTVILTTHSYEALEVADKVLVLHQGQQAFYGTPEDSFRYFESKDPEKILSNLNDDTATQWKRLLEKRTLSTSKIPAVSEQAPCYFPKTDLPPVLFYKMTLTAKQWFRDKGKFLTLLLQPIVIGFLFSQIFSELSSLWIVSFALILCANWLALSLSVREIVQEKEILKTEFRKGIPVLSTLAAKAIFPTLIAFLQTLVVYAFIQFRIGAHIPLPLLLASIAAMVIPPIAVGLTASTFAKNQGQANAMLPLIIIPQVALAGALVPLDQMLPVGRAISYVIWSRYNQTNLLNLLLERNDPIINIVSALGITLCFYIVIAIKLNCSKKAK; encoded by the coding sequence ATGCAGTCTTTCAGAATCATCACTCCGCAAGCAGGCGAACGTTTTACAATCGGTCGCAAGCCAGGTAACAGTCTGGTGCTTGACAACCTGATGGTTTCTCGCGAGCATGCGGTTCTCGAGAACATCGACGGAAGGTGGTTCCTAAAGAATCTTACCCAGAATAGCGTCACCCAAATCAACGGAAACGACATCGATTTTCAGGCAATCGAAGATGGCGACGTCATCTTGATTGGCCCGCTTCAGCTACGGGCGACTTTAAAAGGTTCCAGGTTGCAGTTGCTGTTGATGGAATCGGTGGAACGCGATATCGTCCAGACGATTCCCCTGGAAAACAAATGGCTTAGCCTTGATGACCTACACATGGACCTGCCCGACGAAACGGTTGCACGTCGAGTAGAGAAAATCGGCAAGGAAATTGCACAAATCAGGTTCCGCGACAAAGTAGTCGATACGCACCGGAAATCCGCAAAGATCCTGGAAATCGAAAACGGGAAATCCATCCGATTGCCCGGATGCATGCTCAAGTTCGAAAACGGGGAACTCACCTGCAAGAATCTCCCCCTCGGATTCGATGTGCAAGTCAGAAATCTCGATGTTTTCGCCGGTAAAAAGAAACTTCTGAACGAAGTCAACTTTTCGCTTCCGGCAGGCGAAATTCTCGCCATTATCGGACGCTCCGGACAGGGTAAGTCTACGCTTCTCCGATTGTTGCAGGGAATCCACCGCAGCGGTGAAAATTCCGAAGTCCGCATCGGTTCGCTCGACTACCGAAACGCGGAAATTCGCAAACATATCGCGTTTCTGGAACAGGAACCGGAACTGAGGAGCGACCTCACCGTAAGAGAAACGCTTCTGGACGGTGCAAGAAGCTGCATTAGCAAGAAAGATTTCAAGCGAAAGAGCGCTGCATCGGAGGATTCGACTCCGGTCGCCGCATCGATCGTTGAACGGCGGCTCGAAAAGTTCGGAGAACTTTTCGGGCTGAGCGAACGTATGGAAAGCCCGATAAAGACGCTCAGCGGCGGCGAATGCCGCCGAGCCGCCCTCGCCCGCGAACTCATGGGGAATCCAGGGCTTATCGTCCTCGACGAACCGCTTTCGGGACTTGACCCCTACAATTCGAAGATTCTCTGTACGCACCTCAAGCAGCTCGCGTTTCTCGGCCATACAGTTATCCTTACCACCCACAGCTACGAAGCACTCGAAGTTGCGGACAAGGTTCTCGTTCTGCACCAGGGGCAACAGGCTTTCTACGGAACCCCCGAAGATAGTTTCCGCTACTTTGAAAGCAAAGACCCCGAAAAGATTCTTTCGAACCTGAACGACGATACGGCAACGCAGTGGAAAAGGCTTCTGGAAAAGCGTACGCTCTCGACAAGCAAAATCCCGGCCGTCTCCGAGCAGGCGCCCTGCTATTTTCCAAAAACGGACCTTCCGCCCGTCTTGTTCTACAAGATGACGCTTACCGCCAAGCAATGGTTCCGCGACAAGGGAAAATTCCTCACGCTCCTTTTGCAGCCCATCGTTATCGGTTTTCTTTTTTCGCAGATTTTTTCGGAGCTTTCGTCCCTCTGGATAGTTTCCTTTGCTCTCATCCTATGCGCCAACTGGCTCGCCCTCTCGCTTTCCGTCCGTGAAATTGTGCAGGAAAAAGAAATCCTAAAAACGGAATTCCGCAAAGGAATCCCCGTTCTTTCGACCCTTGCCGCTAAAGCGATATTTCCTACCCTGATTGCCTTTTTGCAAACCCTCGTTGTCTATGCGTTTATCCAGTTCAGGATAGGGGCCCATATACCGCTTCCGCTACTCCTTGCCTCGATTGCCGCCATGGTGATTCCCCCCATTGCCGTAGGACTTACCGCAAGCACCTTCGCCAAGAACCAGGGGCAGGCAAACGCGATGCTTCCGCTGATCATTATTCCGCAGGTCGCCCTCGCCGGGGCCTTGGTCCCCTTGGACCAGATGCTCCCTGTTGGACGCGCCATTTCTTACGTTATTTGGTCCCGTTACAACCAAACAAACCTTCTGAATCTTCTTTTAGAGAGAAACGACCCCATCATCAACATCGTTTCGGCTCTCGGCATCACATTATGTTTTTATATTGTGATTGCGATAAAACTAAACTGTTCCAAGAAAGCTAAATAG
- a CDS encoding pyridoxal phosphate-dependent aminotransferase, producing the protein MKNLSTRTLNIAASLTVAIDTLAKQMIADGKDVVSLGAGEPDFPTPVPIQDAAVKAIREGKTRYTAPVGILEVRKAVAEKLKVENGLDYKPEQIIMTSGAKHAVFNSLAALVNEGDEVIIPVPYWVTYPELVKWLGGKPVIVNTKIEDGFKIKPEALKAAITANTKAILLNNPCNPTGAVYSKAELEALSKVIVESDIYCISDEVYEYFTYDTEFCSAAALPGMAERTIVINGFSKSHCMTGWRIGYDAAPAEIAKIIGKIQGQATHHPSNVAQYAALGALQMDKSNVHAMQAAFRKRRDYMLKRTAEILPEPCHAPEGAFYLFAPVKSFYGKKTPEGKTIGGSIELCEYLLQSQGLAIVPGAAFGDDSCVRFSYAASDETLQKACDRFIKGLGELK; encoded by the coding sequence ATGAAAAATTTATCCACTAGAACCCTGAATATTGCAGCATCTTTGACAGTCGCTATCGACACCTTGGCAAAACAGATGATTGCCGATGGCAAAGACGTTGTAAGCCTCGGTGCAGGCGAACCTGATTTTCCGACACCCGTGCCGATTCAAGATGCTGCAGTGAAGGCGATTCGCGAAGGCAAGACGCGCTACACCGCTCCCGTAGGAATTCTTGAGGTGCGCAAGGCCGTTGCCGAAAAATTGAAGGTGGAAAACGGACTCGATTACAAGCCCGAACAGATCATTATGACAAGTGGCGCCAAGCACGCCGTATTCAACTCACTTGCAGCACTCGTGAACGAAGGTGACGAAGTGATTATTCCGGTCCCTTACTGGGTGACTTACCCGGAACTGGTGAAATGGCTCGGCGGAAAGCCGGTGATTGTGAACACCAAGATTGAAGACGGATTCAAGATCAAGCCCGAAGCATTGAAAGCGGCAATTACCGCCAACACCAAGGCGATTCTTCTGAACAACCCCTGCAACCCGACGGGTGCCGTCTACAGCAAGGCAGAACTCGAAGCCCTTTCGAAGGTGATTGTCGAAAGCGACATCTACTGCATTTCGGACGAAGTGTACGAATACTTCACCTACGACACGGAATTCTGCTCCGCAGCAGCACTCCCCGGCATGGCAGAACGCACCATCGTGATTAACGGATTTTCGAAATCGCACTGCATGACCGGCTGGCGCATCGGCTACGACGCCGCCCCGGCAGAAATCGCAAAGATTATCGGTAAAATTCAGGGACAGGCCACGCACCACCCGAGCAACGTGGCGCAATATGCCGCCCTCGGAGCCTTGCAGATGGACAAGAGCAATGTTCACGCGATGCAGGCCGCTTTCCGCAAGCGCCGCGACTACATGCTGAAGCGTACCGCAGAAATTTTGCCGGAACCGTGCCACGCCCCCGAAGGAGCGTTCTACCTGTTCGCCCCGGTCAAGAGTTTTTACGGCAAGAAGACCCCCGAAGGAAAAACCATCGGAGGCTCCATCGAACTCTGCGAATACCTGTTGCAGTCCCAGGGACTTGCCATTGTGCCGGGAGCCGCCTTCGGTGACGACAGCTGCGTTCGTTTTTCCTACGCCGCAAGCGACGAAACCCTGCAGAAAGCATGCGACAGGTTCATCAAAGGACTTGGCGAACTGAAATAA
- a CDS encoding radical SAM protein: MNLVLSLTERCNLRCTYCYYKVSHEARSLVMSNDIMEAAIRLAFERTLSLKQRFLNITFFGGEPLLCLDSIYRGVEFAKGLVRERFGEDALLGQTTVNSPAPKFRLRFAVNTNATLLDAEIIEYLKHENFRIYLSLDGPESHHNICRKQVGGEGSFKLIEPHIPVLTKLDTVVLSVVTRDNMRSLSEAVRWIQTQGFRNMTAAVDFDGKWTDDEFDVLAAQYEKLAEFWVELKRKKVPFYLGTIQDKLKFRLTGQRHRQSSCHVAEGIVACAANGNLFPCTRFISSKKDAPYILGSVFDESVQIWDGPVARDILDFFNRDKDDCKGCALRFRCHAHECACTSFYSTGNIHEVSPEVCTHERMLATICDSAICDDL; encoded by the coding sequence ATGAATCTCGTTCTTTCTTTAACGGAACGCTGTAACCTTCGCTGCACCTACTGCTATTACAAGGTGAGCCACGAAGCGCGCAGTCTGGTGATGTCGAATGACATTATGGAGGCGGCCATCCGTTTGGCTTTTGAGCGAACGCTTTCGTTAAAGCAGCGGTTCTTGAACATTACGTTCTTCGGAGGAGAGCCGCTGCTTTGTCTCGATTCCATTTACAGGGGAGTAGAGTTTGCGAAAGGTCTTGTTAGAGAACGCTTTGGCGAAGATGCCTTGCTTGGGCAGACGACTGTGAATTCGCCAGCGCCGAAGTTCCGCCTGCGTTTTGCGGTGAATACGAACGCAACGCTCTTGGATGCGGAAATCATCGAATACCTGAAACATGAAAATTTCCGCATCTACCTTTCGCTTGACGGCCCGGAATCGCATCATAATATCTGCCGCAAGCAGGTGGGCGGGGAGGGCTCCTTCAAACTGATTGAGCCGCACATTCCCGTTCTCACAAAGCTCGATACCGTAGTCCTTTCGGTGGTGACCCGCGACAATATGCGTTCGCTTTCGGAGGCTGTCCGTTGGATTCAGACGCAAGGGTTCAGGAATATGACTGCCGCCGTGGATTTTGACGGCAAGTGGACGGACGATGAATTCGATGTCCTTGCTGCGCAATATGAAAAACTTGCCGAATTCTGGGTCGAACTCAAACGCAAGAAGGTTCCCTTTTACCTGGGGACGATTCAGGACAAGTTGAAATTTCGCCTGACGGGGCAGCGCCACCGTCAATCGAGCTGCCATGTGGCCGAGGGCATTGTCGCCTGTGCTGCAAACGGGAACCTTTTCCCCTGCACGCGATTTATCAGTAGCAAGAAAGATGCTCCCTACATTTTGGGGAGCGTATTCGATGAATCGGTACAGATTTGGGATGGACCAGTCGCCCGTGATATCTTGGATTTCTTTAATCGCGACAAGGATGACTGTAAGGGCTGTGCCTTGCGGTTCCGTTGCCATGCGCACGAATGTGCCTGCACGTCGTTCTATTCCACGGGCAATATCCACGAGGTTTCGCCCGAAGTCTGTACGCACGAACGGATGCTCGCCACAATTTGTGATTCCGCTATATGTGATGATTTGTAA